Proteins co-encoded in one Cupriavidus metallidurans CH34 genomic window:
- a CDS encoding heme lyase CcmF/NrfE family subunit: protein MNPELGHFALILAMLVALVLATLPMVGAARGNVAWMCLARPAAFLHGTLLIAAYLSLTYAFVDNDFSVLYVAANSNSALPLIYRMAAVWGGHEGSMLLWSLMLALWAMAVAGFSRRLPLAFVARVLGVMGGISTGLLLFVLFASNPFLRLLPRAMEGRDLNPLLQDPGMVFHPPFLYMGYVGFAVAFSFAVAALLEGRLDAAWARWSRPWTILAWMFLTIGIAMGSMWAYYELGWGGWWFWDPVENASFMPWLAGTALIHSLAVTEKRGAFRAWTALLAIFTFSLSLLGTFLVRSGVLTSVHAFAVDPRRGIFILTLLGLVTGLALALFAWRAPRLTQRTDFNLTSRESFLLANNVLLAVAASAVLLGTLYPLLLDVLDLGKVSVGPEYFEEVFVPLMAPAVLLMGAAPLARWGRSDLPDMARRLRWAAVASVVIALGLLAVLRNSSAMTGLGLTLAAWCAMSGLASLATQMRHARDWRSGLRQLPAGYYGMLLAHIGVGVFITGVTLVKSQESVRELSMRVGDSVAVGGYDFRFDGVAPVRGPNYDALRGTVTVTRQGRPVTTLATERRVYRSQDMPTTEAAIDTGLARDLYVALGDSSDATSADARWALRVYVKPFVSWVWGGCALMALGGLLAASDRRYRARHPAAAVTSAVTANDDAGARPATPPLTLPAGKESEA, encoded by the coding sequence ATGAATCCGGAACTGGGCCACTTCGCACTGATCCTGGCCATGCTCGTGGCGCTGGTGCTGGCAACGCTGCCGATGGTGGGCGCGGCGCGCGGCAATGTTGCCTGGATGTGCCTTGCACGGCCCGCCGCCTTCCTGCATGGCACGCTGCTGATCGCGGCCTACCTCTCGCTGACATACGCTTTCGTCGACAACGACTTCAGCGTGCTCTATGTGGCGGCGAACTCTAACAGCGCGCTGCCACTGATCTACCGCATGGCGGCGGTATGGGGCGGCCATGAGGGGTCGATGCTGCTGTGGTCGCTGATGCTGGCGCTGTGGGCAATGGCCGTGGCTGGCTTCAGCCGCCGCCTGCCACTGGCGTTCGTCGCCCGCGTGCTTGGCGTGATGGGGGGCATCAGCACCGGACTGCTGCTGTTCGTGCTGTTCGCATCGAATCCGTTCCTGCGTCTGTTGCCCCGCGCGATGGAGGGGCGCGACCTCAATCCGCTGCTGCAGGACCCCGGCATGGTGTTCCATCCGCCATTCCTGTACATGGGCTACGTCGGCTTCGCGGTGGCATTCTCATTCGCGGTGGCGGCCTTGCTTGAAGGACGACTCGACGCGGCCTGGGCACGCTGGTCGCGCCCGTGGACGATCCTGGCGTGGATGTTCCTGACCATCGGCATCGCGATGGGCAGCATGTGGGCCTACTACGAACTGGGCTGGGGCGGCTGGTGGTTCTGGGACCCGGTGGAGAACGCGTCGTTCATGCCCTGGCTGGCCGGCACCGCGCTGATCCACTCGCTGGCGGTCACCGAGAAGCGCGGCGCGTTCCGCGCCTGGACCGCTCTGCTGGCGATCTTCACGTTCTCGCTGAGCCTGCTCGGCACGTTCCTGGTCCGCTCTGGCGTGCTTACCTCGGTCCACGCGTTCGCGGTGGATCCCCGGCGCGGCATCTTCATCCTGACGTTGCTGGGACTGGTCACGGGGCTGGCGCTCGCGCTATTCGCGTGGCGCGCGCCCCGGCTGACCCAGCGCACCGATTTCAACCTGACCTCGCGCGAGTCTTTTCTGCTGGCCAATAACGTGCTGCTGGCCGTGGCCGCCTCGGCGGTGCTGCTCGGCACGCTGTATCCGCTGCTGCTCGACGTGCTGGACCTCGGCAAGGTATCGGTCGGCCCCGAGTACTTCGAAGAAGTGTTCGTGCCGCTGATGGCCCCCGCCGTGCTGCTGATGGGTGCCGCCCCGCTGGCACGCTGGGGACGCAGCGACCTGCCCGACATGGCCAGGCGACTGCGCTGGGCGGCCGTGGCAAGTGTGGTCATCGCGCTTGGGCTGCTGGCCGTGCTGCGCAACAGCTCCGCCATGACCGGGCTCGGCCTCACGCTGGCCGCGTGGTGTGCAATGAGCGGGCTGGCCAGCCTGGCCACGCAGATGCGGCACGCGCGGGACTGGCGCTCCGGCCTGCGCCAGTTGCCGGCCGGCTACTACGGCATGTTGCTGGCCCACATCGGCGTGGGCGTGTTCATCACCGGCGTCACGCTGGTCAAGAGCCAGGAGAGCGTGCGCGAGTTGTCGATGCGCGTGGGCGATTCGGTCGCGGTTGGCGGCTACGATTTCCGCTTCGACGGTGTGGCGCCGGTCAGGGGACCGAACTACGACGCGCTGCGGGGCACGGTCACGGTGACGCGGCAAGGCCGTCCGGTCACCACGCTCGCCACCGAGCGGCGCGTCTACCGCAGCCAGGACATGCCGACCACCGAGGCCGCCATCGACACCGGGCTCGCACGCGATCTCTATGTGGCGCTCGGCGATTCGTCGGATGCCACGTCCGCCGATGCCCGCTGGGCGCTGCGGGTCTACGTGAAGCCCTTCGTCTCGTGGGTCTGGGGCGGCTGCGCGTTGATGGCGCTGGGCGGACTCCTTGCCGCCAGCGACCGCCGATATCGCGCGCGCCATCCGGCGGCAGCGGTCACGTCTGCGGTCACGGCCAATGACGATGCGGGGGCCCGGCCCGCCACGCCACCGCTGACGCTGCCTGCTGGCAAGGAGTCCGAAGCATGA
- the ccmE gene encoding cytochrome c maturation protein CcmE, with protein sequence MTRRQRRLGLLLAALLCGGTALAFVLNAFRSNLVFFFSPTQVAAHEAPASRNFRLGGLVAPGSLKRDPENLTIRFVVTDTRHDIPVVYRGLLPDLFREGKGVVARGALDRDGTFVASEILAKHDENYMPPEAADALKRAASDNPTEKTR encoded by the coding sequence ATGACGCGCAGGCAACGTCGCCTCGGTCTGCTGCTGGCCGCGCTGCTGTGCGGCGGCACGGCACTGGCATTCGTACTGAATGCGTTTCGCTCCAATCTCGTCTTCTTCTTCAGCCCGACCCAGGTGGCCGCGCACGAAGCGCCGGCGTCACGCAATTTTCGTCTCGGCGGCCTGGTCGCCCCCGGCTCGCTGAAGCGCGATCCAGAAAACCTGACGATCCGCTTCGTCGTGACCGATACACGGCACGACATACCCGTGGTCTACCGTGGCCTGCTACCGGACCTGTTCCGCGAGGGCAAGGGCGTGGTGGCACGCGGGGCACTCGATCGCGACGGCACGTTCGTCGCCAGCGAAATCCTGGCCAAGCATGACGAGAACTACATGCCGCCCGAAGCCGCCGACGCGCTCAAACGCGCCGCATCGGACAACCCCACGGAAAAAACGCGATGA
- the ccmD gene encoding heme exporter protein CcmD, giving the protein MSTLNLDMLAGHAGYIASAFGMTFVLIAAELILLCARRRNSLRARSRR; this is encoded by the coding sequence ATGAGCACGCTGAATCTCGACATGCTGGCCGGACACGCCGGCTATATCGCAAGCGCCTTCGGCATGACCTTCGTGCTAATCGCCGCGGAACTGATCCTGCTCTGCGCGCGGCGCCGCAACAGCCTGCGGGCACGGTCGCGCCGATGA
- the ccmC gene encoding heme ABC transporter permease CcmC, with product MQRDISLDANAHSPRTARARWLAFAAPVRFYPLAGRLAPWCFAVAALFLALGLYLGFVVAPTDAQQGEVYRIIFIHVPAAWMSMFIYVVMAGWCALALVLRTRLSSMMASALAPTGAMFTVIALWTGALWGKPTWGTYWVWDARLTSELILLFLYLGYMALEAAIDEPRRAERACAVLALVGVANVPVIYFSVQWWNTLHQGASVSLTAAPTMAATMLAGMLTMTVACWLYAIGVALVRLRCILRERGEIDTGTLETMP from the coding sequence ATGCAGCGCGACATTTCCCTCGACGCCAACGCCCATTCCCCACGCACCGCGCGGGCGCGCTGGCTGGCCTTTGCCGCGCCAGTGCGCTTCTACCCGCTCGCGGGACGGCTTGCGCCCTGGTGTTTCGCCGTTGCGGCGCTGTTCCTGGCCCTCGGCCTGTACCTCGGATTCGTGGTGGCGCCCACCGATGCCCAGCAGGGCGAGGTCTACCGGATCATCTTCATCCACGTGCCGGCAGCGTGGATGTCGATGTTCATCTACGTGGTCATGGCGGGCTGGTGTGCGCTGGCGCTGGTGCTGCGCACGCGGCTGTCCTCGATGATGGCGTCGGCGCTGGCGCCCACGGGCGCGATGTTCACGGTCATCGCGCTGTGGACCGGGGCACTCTGGGGCAAACCCACGTGGGGCACGTACTGGGTCTGGGACGCACGGCTGACGTCGGAGCTGATCCTGCTGTTCCTCTACCTCGGCTACATGGCGCTGGAGGCGGCCATCGACGAGCCCCGTCGCGCCGAGCGCGCCTGCGCCGTGCTGGCGTTGGTCGGCGTGGCGAATGTGCCAGTGATCTACTTTTCCGTGCAGTGGTGGAACACGCTGCACCAGGGCGCATCGGTCAGCCTGACCGCCGCGCCAACCATGGCGGCCACGATGCTGGCCGGCATGTTGACGATGACGGTGGCCTGCTGGCTATACGCGATCGGCGTGGCGCTGGTGCGCCTGCGCTGCATCCTGCGCGAGCGCGGCGAGATTGACACCGGCACCCTGGAGACCATGCCATGA
- the ccmB gene encoding heme exporter protein CcmB, with product MIQAIGTIIAHDLSIAWRRRTGLLSSLVFFVIATSLFPLAIGPDPQQLRALAPGILWVSALLASMLSLSRLFTQEHEDGSLDQLLLSPHPLALLVLAKIGAHWLTSGLPLLVLTPLLAQQYSLPAGSALLLSASLLVGTPALSLIGAVGAALTLGVRGGAVLLCILVLPLSIPVLVFGASAGAAADAGLDVIPQFSLLGACLALSLFLCPLATAAGLRIAME from the coding sequence ATGATCCAGGCCATCGGCACGATCATCGCGCACGACCTGTCGATCGCATGGCGGCGGCGCACCGGGCTGCTTTCCAGCCTGGTCTTCTTCGTCATCGCCACGAGCCTCTTTCCGCTGGCCATCGGCCCGGACCCGCAGCAATTGCGCGCGCTGGCGCCGGGCATCCTGTGGGTGTCGGCACTGCTCGCGTCGATGCTGTCGCTGTCGCGGCTGTTCACACAGGAACACGAGGATGGCAGTCTCGACCAGCTCCTGCTGTCACCCCACCCGCTGGCCTTGCTCGTGCTGGCCAAGATCGGCGCGCACTGGCTGACCAGCGGCCTGCCGCTGCTCGTGCTGACGCCGCTGCTGGCCCAGCAATACAGCCTGCCGGCCGGCTCCGCGCTGCTGCTGTCGGCCTCGCTGCTGGTGGGAACCCCTGCACTTAGCCTGATCGGCGCCGTTGGCGCGGCATTGACGCTGGGCGTACGCGGTGGCGCCGTGCTGTTGTGCATCCTGGTGCTGCCGCTGTCAATTCCTGTGCTGGTGTTCGGCGCCAGCGCGGGCGCGGCGGCCGATGCCGGACTCGACGTGATCCCGCAATTTTCGCTACTCGGGGCCTGCCTGGCGCTATCGCTGTTCCTGTGTCCGCTGGCCACGGCGGCAGGCTTGCGCATCGCCATGGAGTAA
- the ccmA gene encoding cytochrome c biogenesis heme-transporting ATPase CcmA has translation MADAVLEARELGVRRGHCAIFRGLGISLAPGDLLQVMGPNGAGKTSLLRVLSSLMPPAEGDLYWRGRAVRAGDPDYLAQVAYLGHVNGIYPDLSAFENLQFAARMAGQQPDADAMHHALARFGLDRVADAPARTLSQGQRRRVALSRLALTPRALWLLDEPLTSLDDASTDCFHTLLAEHLQRGGIAVVATHQRLPAEGAVLDLATDAGSP, from the coding sequence ATGGCCGACGCGGTACTGGAGGCCCGCGAGCTTGGCGTCCGGCGCGGCCATTGCGCTATCTTCCGTGGCCTCGGCATTTCCCTGGCACCCGGCGACCTGTTGCAGGTGATGGGCCCGAACGGTGCTGGCAAGACCAGCCTGCTACGCGTGTTGTCCAGCCTGATGCCACCCGCCGAGGGCGACCTGTACTGGCGAGGCCGCGCGGTGCGGGCCGGAGACCCCGACTATCTCGCGCAGGTTGCCTACCTCGGCCACGTCAACGGCATCTACCCCGACCTGTCCGCTTTCGAGAATCTTCAGTTCGCCGCTCGCATGGCTGGCCAGCAGCCCGATGCGGATGCCATGCACCATGCTCTTGCCCGGTTCGGTCTCGATCGTGTCGCCGATGCCCCGGCGCGCACGCTCTCGCAAGGACAGCGCCGCCGCGTGGCGCTGTCCCGGCTGGCGCTGACGCCACGCGCGCTATGGCTGCTCGATGAACCGCTGACTTCGCTCGACGACGCATCGACCGACTGCTTCCACACGCTGCTCGCCGAGCACCTGCAGCGGGGCGGCATCGCCGTGGTCGCCACGCATCAGCGGCTGCCCGCCGAGGGTGCGGTGCTCGATCTCGCCACAGACGCGGGTTCGCCATGA
- a CDS encoding cytochrome c3 family protein, producing MWDLIKRYWHTINRPSAYFSLGFLTLGGFIAGVVFWGAFNTALELTNTEQFCTGCHEMRDNVYQELQGTIHFTNRSGVRAKCSDCHVPHNWTDKMARKMQASKEVWAKIFGTVDTREKFQAHRLELAQHEWARFKANDSLECRNCHDYQSMDFTRQSPRAQAMHSTYLANKEKTCIDCHKGIAHHLPDISKAEEQ from the coding sequence ATGTGGGACCTGATCAAGCGCTACTGGCATACCATCAACCGCCCCAGTGCCTACTTCAGCCTGGGATTCCTGACCCTGGGCGGCTTCATCGCCGGCGTGGTGTTCTGGGGCGCGTTCAACACGGCGCTGGAACTCACCAACACCGAGCAATTCTGCACCGGCTGCCACGAGATGCGCGACAACGTCTACCAGGAACTGCAGGGCACGATCCACTTCACCAACCGCAGCGGCGTGCGCGCCAAATGCTCGGACTGCCACGTGCCGCACAACTGGACCGACAAGATGGCGCGCAAGATGCAGGCGTCGAAGGAAGTCTGGGCCAAGATCTTCGGTACCGTGGACACGCGCGAGAAGTTCCAGGCGCACCGGCTGGAGCTGGCGCAGCACGAATGGGCCCGCTTCAAGGCCAACGATTCGCTCGAATGCCGCAATTGCCACGACTACCAGTCGATGGACTTCACGCGCCAGAGCCCGCGCGCGCAGGCCATGCACTCGACCTATCTGGCCAACAAGGAAAAGACCTGCATCGATTGCCACAAGGGGATCGCCCACCATCTGCCTGACATCTCCAAGGCCGAGGAGCAATAG